AACTTGCTCTTTTTTGATTCTGATACCCCGTCCGCTTGCGGCGGGGTAGTTCATTGTGTGAGTTCACTACAGACTACAGGTATGATGTGAGCTTGTCTAAAGTGTAGTGTGCAGGCGCATATACTACCACTGCCATGATGACCCGTCATAGCCCAATCATAACCTTGCCTATGCAGCGATCGCAGCTAGTAAAAATAAGGTGTCTACCAAAATCGTGCTGAGTACTGCTCCGGCAAATCCCCAGTATCGCAATTGCTGATACTGCAACGGCACCGTCCCGACCAATAGTAAAACGGTTGCCAAAAGGCTAGCCCAAAAGAACCCCGTAGGCGCTAGCACCTGCCCCAACGCCGCACGAAGCACCAGGGACGCCGACTCTGGCTCAACCTGCATGAGCTGTCGCCAAAAGGGGACGAGATCCGTTGCATAAAAGTAAAGATCGGTAACAGCAGTTCCAAACAGAGAACCGAGGTAAAACCAGCATCCAATAACACTTTGCCGTCGAGCCATTAAAACCAGTACAAACGGCAACCCAATGGCTTCTACAGGCAGATGCAGCAATGGCTCCCAGCGCAGCCATCCCCAGTACACGGAGCCTGCCA
The nucleotide sequence above comes from Synechococcales cyanobacterium T60_A2020_003. Encoded proteins:
- a CDS encoding DUF3120 domain-containing protein, with product MRSKHGYDRNLKNAPRGDFSCYVKKVELNYKNSLSSYSPPSRSCVNGSLPSVPLRWGQALLQERFLLFMASVFLVSVPVFAEAPLVRWLPALSLLITGLWFGIGIKLYRSRKARLWGDLLIGFAWTWLAGSVYWGWLRWEPLLHLPVEAIGLPFVLVLMARRQSVIGCWFYLGSLFGTAVTDLYFYATDLVPFWRQLMQVEPESASLVLRAALGQVLAPTGFFWASLLATVLLLVGTVPLQYQQLRYWGFAGAVLSTILVDTLFLLAAIAA